The sequence CGGAGCAGCAAGACGGACAAATCCATCTTCCTGGACGATATTGCGGTCAACCCAGATGGCGGGAACGGCAACGGCAGCCAGGAGGATGCCCAGCACGGTGGCCAGGACGGAAACGAAAGTGCGCACAACAGGTCCTTCGGGGTTGGGGGACTCAACCCATCCTAGGCAGGGTGGCGGGGCTGTCCCTGTCAGCACCCGGTGCTAGACCTTACGGATAAGGTTGATTGACCGCCACCAACAGATAAAGGACCGCATGCCCGCAGCACCAGCCTCCCAACGGCGTCCGCATGTCTGACCAGGCCTCCCTTCCAGGCACTGCACCCACTACCCTGCCAGCCACCGCGGCGGAAACCAGTCCGGACAACCCGTGGCCGCTGCAACTGCTCTCGCAGAAGCTGAAGGCCCACATCGACCGGACCCCGTCGGCGTGGGTCGAAGGGCAGGTCATTGAGCTGAACCGGCGCGGCAGCAACGCCTACATCACGCTTCGCGATGTGGATGCCGAGGTGTCCCTTCCCGCTTCGGTCTGGACCAAAGTCCTGGAACGGCAGAACCTTCCCCTTGACCGGGGTTCACGGGTCGTGGCCCTGCTGAAGCCGGAATTCTGGCTGAAAACCGGTCGGCTGAACATGCAGGTCAGGGATATCCGGCCGGTCGGCCTGGGTGACCTGCTGGCCCGCATTGAGCGGCTGCGCCAAGCCCTCGCGGCGGAGGGCCTGTTCGCCGACTCCCGCAAGAAGCGGCTGCCCCTGCTGCCTCACCGGATTGGCCTGATCACGGGACGGGACTCGGACGCCAAGAAGGACATCCTCCGCAACGCGGCACTGCGGTGGCCGGCCGTGGAGTTCGAGATCCGCGAGGTTGCCGTCCAGGGCAACACGGCCGTGGCCCAGGTGGTCCGCGCCCTGCGGGAACTGGATGCCCGGCCGGAGGTCGATGTGATCGTTATCGCGCGCGGCGGCGGGGCGCTCGAAGATCTCCTGCCCTTCAACAGCGAGGACCTCATCCGCGCGGTGGCCGCGGCCGAAACACCGGTGGTGAGCGCCATTGGCCACGAGGCGGACCGCCCCCTGCTGGACTACGTTGCCGACCTCCGCGCCTCAACCCCCACGGATGCGGCCAAGCGGATCGTTCCTGAGGTCTCCGAGGAGCTCGCCGGCGTGCGCCAGGCACGCGAACAGTTGCGGCGCTCCATGGACCGGATGATAGACCGGGAGTCGGACCGGCTGGCGGCACTGCATTCCCGGCCAGTCATGGCGGCGCCGGAGGGCATGGTCTCCGTCCGGGCGGAGGAAATCGAGCGCCTGCTGCGGCGTTCCTCCGCTGCCGTGAACTCCACGGTGGTGCGGGCAGCGGACCAGCTCCAGCACCTGAAGGCCCAGGTGCGCGCCCTCTCGCCGCAGAAAACCCTGGACCGGGGGTACGCCGTCGTCGAACTCGCCGGGAACCAGGCCGCCCGGATCGCCGAAGCCGGCCACGCCGTGGTGCGCAGGCCCGACGAAGCGCCGGCAGGCGCCGCCCTGTCCATCCGCGTGGCGGAGGGCCGCTTCGGCGCCACGTCCGACGGACCCGCGCAGCCCACCGGGGCACTGCACCCGGGAAACCCCGACCAGCACCAGGAAGTGGAAGAAAACGCATGACTGAACAGAAGCCCGAATCAGACGTCGCAGCCCTGAGCTACGAGGACGCCCGGGAGCAGCTCATCGCCGTGGTGGGCCGGCTTGAAGCGGGGGGCGCAAGCCTGGAGGAATCCCTGGCGCTGTGGGAGCGAGGCGAGGCATTGGCCGCGCGGTGCGAGGAGTGGCTCGAGGGAGCACGGAAGCGGCTGGCCGCTGCCCGCGACCAGCCGCTGTAAGCAGGCTGCAAAGCCGAACATACTGCCCGGGCCCCAGGCCGTCGAGTCACGAACGGGCGACGAGTTCCCTTTCGATGTCAACGTCGAATTCAGCCTTGGGCCACTCCAGCCGAAAATCGGACAGCGCCGACATCACCAGCTGCTGCACAGCGATACGGGCGAACCACTTCTTGTTGGCCGGCACCACGTACCAGGGCGCAATGGCTGAGCTGGTCTCGTCGAAAGCAGCCTGGTAGGCAGCCATGTAGTCATCCCAAAAGGCGCGCTCCTTCAGGTCGCCGCTGCTGTATTTCCAGTGCTTGGCAGGGTTGTCCAGGCGGGCCAGCAGCCGGGACCTCTGCTCATCCTTGCTGATATTGAGCATCACCTTGATGATCTTCGTGCCGGCGTCGGTTTGCCGGGCCTCGAATTCATTGATGGCCCGGTAGCGCCGGCTGATTTCTTCCGGGGTGGCCCAGTTATGGACGCGGTGGATGAGGACGTCCTCGTAGTGTGAGCGGTCGAAGATCCCCACCATGCCGGCTGCGGGGACCTCCTTCTCGATACGCCACAGGAAGTCGTAGGACTTCTCCTGCTCGGTAGGGGCCTTGAACGCCTTGAACTGGACACCCTGCGGGTCCATGGTGGCCATGACGTGGTTGACGATTCCACCTTTGCCCGCCGTGTCCATCGCCTGCAGGACCAGGAGGATCCGTTTCTTTCCGCCGGCCCGTGATTCGGCGAACAGCTGTTCCTGCATCTCGGAGAGCTTTCCGTCCAACTCAGCCAGCAACGCTTCACCGTCAGCCTTGTTGCCGCTGTAGCCAGGGGTGGCATCCGGGTCAACCGAGGCCAGGGAAAATCCCTTTCCAACGCGCAGCGTGTCAGAGGGATGCTGGTCGAAGCCAACGACGCGGGCCATGGGGTTCCTCTCCGCAGGGGATACACGGGCCCGGTGGCCCGTGAGCACAGGCTAGTTCCCTTGGTACCTGCTTAGGAAGTCCCCCATGCGCCCAATGGCTTCTTCGATGTCCTTCACGTTGGGCAGTGTCACCATGCGGAAGTGGTCCGGGCGCACCCAGTTGAAGGCCCGGCCGTGGGAGACCAGGATCTTCTGTTCCCTCAGGAGGTCAAGGACAAACTTCTCGTCATCCCGGATGTGGTAAACCTCGGGGTCCAGCCGGGGGAAGAGGTACAGGGCGCCTTTCGCCTGCTGAGTGCTGACGCCGGGAATGGCGTTGAGCATGTCGTAGGCCTTGTTGCGCTGCTCGAGCAGCCGGCCGCCCGGGAGGATGAGGTCGTTGATGCTCTGGTATCCGCCCAGTGCCGTCTGGATGGCGTGCTGGGCCGGGACATTGGCGCACAGGCGCATGTTGGCCAGCAGGTTGATGCCTTCAAGGTAGTCGGAGGCATCCTTCTTGGGTCCTGAAATGGCCATCCAGCCTGCCCGGTAGCCGCAGACCCGGTACGCCTTGGACAACCCGCTGAAGGTCAGGCACAGGACGTCGTCGCCGGTCAGCCCGGCGAGGTTTACGTGGACAGCGTCCTCGTACAGGATCTTTTCGTAGATCTCGTCGGCAAAGATCACGAGGCCGTGCTTCTCGGCGAGGGCCACGATCCGTTTCAGGGTCTTCTCGGGGTAGACGGCGCCGGTGGGGTTGTTGGGGTTGATGACCACGATCCCCTTGGTGCGGGGCGTGATCTTCGCTTCCATGTCCTCCAAGTCGGGCTGCCAGCCGGACTCTTCATCGCAGAGGTAGTGCACCGGTTTGCCGCCGGCAAGCGCTACGGACGCCGTCCAGAGCGGGTAATCCGGTGTGGGGATGAGCACTTCGTCGCCTGAATCGAGCAGCGCCATCAGGGACATGGTGATCAGCTCGCTGACGCCGTTGCCCAGGTAGATGTCATCAACGTGGATGTTCTGGATGCCGCGGGTCTGGTAGTACTGCGAGACCGCGGTGCGGGCCGAGAAAATGCCGCGGGAGTCGCTGTAGCCCTGGGCGTGGGGCAGGTGGCGGATCATGTCCACCAGGATGGCGTCCGGCGCTTCGAATCCAAACGGTGCCGGGTTTCCGATGTTCAGCTTGAGGATCCGGTGGCCCTCCGCCTCCATCTGTTGGGCGGCTTCGAGGATCGGTCCACGGATGTCGTAAAGGACGTTATTGAGCTTCGTGGACTGCCTGAATTCTGCCATCCCTCAAATATGCCACAGGAAGGATGAATGGCCGTTGAGACATCCGCCACATGGCCGACGGCGGCTGCCGGACCTTCGAAAGTCCGGCAGCCGCCGTCGTTGTCACCAGTGTGTTCCTGCCCGCCCGGGCAGGGAACGGGGCCCTACTTAACGATGCCCTTGTCCTTCAGCCAGGCGGCAGCTGCGGTCTTGGCGTCCTGCTTCTGGCTGCCGCTGACAGCCCGGTTGAGGTTGATCAGGTCATCGGTGGTAAGGATGCTGGACACCGAATTCAGTGCCTGCTTGGCCTTATCCGTCATCTTGGCCTTGTTGTACAGCGGCAGGACCTGCTGGGCGATGAAGTTGTTCTTGGGATCATCCAGCACCACGAGGTCGTTGTCCGCGATGGACGGAGTGGTGGTGTAGATGTCGGCCACCTGCACCTGGTCCTCCAGGAGGGCCTTGAGCGTCACCGGGCCGCCGCCGTCGCTGAAGGGCTCCAGCTTCTTGGGTTCGCAGTTGTAGTTCTTCTTCAGCCCGGGCAGTCCGTAGGCGCGCTCGGCGAAGGTTGCCGGGGCGCCGACGACAATCTGGCTGCAGACCTTGGCCAGGTCCTCAATGGACTTCAGCTGGTACTTCTCGGCCGTTGCCTTGGTGACCACCATGGCGTCCTTGTCTTCGGCCTTGGAAACGTCCAGGACGCCGAGGCCATCCGGAAGCTTGCCCGGCAGCGCCTTGGCGATGTCGCCGGCGGAGACTTCGGTGGCCTGCTTGTTGACGTAGAGCAGCAGGTTGCCGCTGTAATCCGGCACCACATCCACCGAACCGTCCTGGACAGCCTTGAAGTAGACCTCCCGGGAGCCGATGTTCGGCTTGGTGGTGGCGGTGATTCCGTTGGCGTTCAAGGCGCCGGCGTACAGTTCAGCGATGATCTGGCTTTCCGGGAAGTCGGCGGAGCCCACCACCAGGGAGGTGGCTCCCCCGGAAGCGCCCGCACTGGACGCGGGCGCGTTTTTCAGGGGATCGGACGATCCACCGCAGGCGGACAGCGCCACGGCCAGGCCAAGCCCGGCGGCAAGGCCGGTGAACGCCCGCCTGCCGAGGCGCTGGGGACGGCTATTTTTCATGACTTACCTCCTTGTACAACAGTCTCCGCAACAACGGGGTCTGTGAGATCAACCGCAGCCTCCTGGCTGCGGAAGGACAGCTTCGAGGCCCCTGGTGTCAGGAACAGCCTCTGGAACAGGGACAGGACGAGGTCTACGGCGATGGCCAGCACGGCGATGAGGAGGGAACCTCCCAGCATTTGCGGGAAATCGCTGAGGACAAGTCCGTCAAACAGATACCGGCCCAGGCCGCCGAGGTTGATGTAGGCAACCACCGAGACGGTGGCTATCACCTGCAGCACGCCGGTCCGGAAGCCGCCGAACATGACGGTGAGGGCGTTGGGCAGTTCCGCCCGGAACAGGACCTGCAGTTCGGTCATGCCCATGGCCCTGGCAGCATCCACAACGTTGCGGTCCACGCTGGAGATGCCCGCGTAGGTTCCGGCCAGGAGTGGCGGGACCGTGAGGATCACCAAGGCCCAGATGGGTGGCATCAGCCCGATGCCGGCCAGCAGCACGAACAGGATCAGCAGGCCCAGGGTGGGCAGGGCACGCAGGGCGCCCGCGAGCGCGACCACGGCCACCCGGCCCCTCCCTGTGTGGCCGACGAACATCCCGACGGGTACTGCAATGGCGGTAGCGATCAGCATGACCAGGCCGGTGTATTGCAGGTGCTCCCCCAGCCTGGCGGGTATGCCCATGCTCCCGGACCAGTGCAGCGGGTCTGCGAGCCAGGCGAAGGTATCGGCGAACACGTTGCTCATGCTGCTTCACCAACTGTGGAAGCAGCGCCATCGGCTTCGGGTGCTCCGGCGGGGACGCCCTGTGTCCCGTGGCCTTGTGTCCCGTGGCCCTGCGGCTTCCCTGCCCGCTCCCACGGGGTGAGGATGCGTTCCAGCAGGACCAGAACCGCGTCCATCAGCAGCGCCAGGACCAGGATGGCGATGATGCCCACCACCACCTCGGTGACGAAGTCCCGCTGGAGACCGTCTGTGAAGAGCATGCCCAGGTTGCCGACACCCAGGAGGGCCGCAACGCTGACCAGCGAGATGTTGCTGACGGATACCACCCGGAGGCCGGCGAACATGACGGGGAGGGAGAGCGGGAGGTCCACCTGCAGGAACCGGGCCAGCGGTTTGAAGCCCATGGCCTGCGCAGCCTGGCTGATGTCCGCGTCCACGGAATCGAAGGCGTCCAGGGCCGCGCGCACCAGCAGCGCAACGGCATAGATGGTCAGGGCCACCACCACGTTGAGTGGGTCCAGGATCCGGGTCCCGAGGATGGTGGGAAGGATGATGAACAGCGCCAGCGACGGAATCGTGTACAGCAGGGAGGAGGCCGTCAGCACCACGGAGCGGAGGGCATTGTTCCGCCGGGCCAACTGCGCAAGCGGGATCGAAATGATCAGCCCCAGGACCATGGGAACGAGTGCCAGCACCAAGTGCTGTCCGCCGCGCTCCAGGATCATGCCGGTGTTGGCCAGGAACCAATCCATCAGAGGGCAGCCTGCCGCACCTGGCGTGCTTCTTCGATCAGTGCCAGGACCTCGCCGCCGCGGACCACGCCCAGCACTACGCCGTCGGCATCCACGGCAACGCCAAGTCCGGACGGCGAGGAGAGGGCAGAGTCCAGGGCGCGGCGGAGGCTGTCTCCGGGACGGAACAGGGAACCGCCGGGAACGAGTTCGGTTTCGGTCCCCGGCGCCGACCAGCCCAGCGGGCGCTTGTCCGCGTCCACCACCAGCTGCCAGCCGCCGGCAGCGCTGGAATCCGACTCATATCCTCCGGAAGCCCTGATGATCGTTGGCACCGGGTGGATGGCCACACCGTCGGACGGGGCAAAGCCGAGGTGGCGGAAGCCGCGGTCGCGCCCCACGAAGGACGCCACGAACTGGTTTGCCGGCGCCCGCAGGATTTCCTCCGGCGAGGCGTACTGGGCCAGCTTGCCGCCGGTGGCGAAGACGGCCACCTTGTCGCCGAGGATGGTGGCTTCGTCAATGTCGTGGGTCACGAAGACGATGGTTTTGGCCAGGTCCTTTTGCAGCCGGAGCAGTTCCTGCTGGAGTTCGTCGCGGACCACGGGGTCCACCGCGCTGAACGGCTCGTCCATGAGGAGCACGGGCGGATCTGCGGCGAGTGCGCGCGCCACGCCGACGCGCTGCTGCTGGCCGCCGGAAAGCTGTGACGGGTAGCGCCCGCCCAGGGACGCCGCCAGGCCCACCACGTCCAGGAGTTCCCTGGCGCGCTTGCGGGCTTCCGCTTTTGAGACCCCGTTCAGCCGCGGGACGGTGGCAATGTTATCCAGGACGGAGCGGTGCGGCAGCAGTCCGGCCGACTGCATCACGTAGCCCATGGACCGCCGAAGTTCCGCAGCCGGTTCGGAGGTGACATCGCGGCCGTCCACGGTGATGGTCCCGGACGTGGGCTCCACCATCCGGTTAATCATCCTGAGCGATGTTGTCTTCCCGCAGCCGGATGGGCCAACGAAAACGGTGACGGACCCTTTGGCAATGGACATGGACAACCCGTCCACCGCCGGCTGGCCACCCGGATACTGCTTGGTAACGCTCTGGAACTCGATCATCGCCTGGTCCATGGTGCGGACTTACCTGTTCTCTTGGACGGGCTGTTCCCAGCACCGCGACACTGCCATAAGCACGCTGATAGTTACGGTAACCCAAACGGGGTCAGGCTTCAGCAGCTGGGGCCCTAATCCGCGCAAAGGAATCCCTACTGTAACCATTCGGTACCCCGGCAGGGATGGATGGGTTTCCCGGGATCCGGCCGTCCGGCGGCTCCTGTCGGGGCGCCGTGGCCGGGCCTACAGTGGAGGCGTGACCAACTTGGAAGTTTCGCCCCAGCAGGAAGTTTGCCCGCCCGCCCCGGAAGGAGGGATGTCCGGCCCCTGCCTGCAGCTGTGGCCCGAACGCGAAGTACCCCTGGGCGGGGTCCGCGCCATGAACGTCAAGCGCACGCTGCCCCAGCGCGGTCTTCCCACGATCGGGGCCTGGTGCTTCCTGGACAGTTTCGGCCCGGACCGGACGGCGATGTCCGTCCTTCCCCACCCCCACATCGGGCTGCAGACGGTCACGTGGCCGCTGGCGGGGCATATCCGCCACCGGGACAGCGTGGGCAGCGACGTGGTGGTGCGCCCCGGGGAGCTGAACATCATGACAGCCGGCCACGGCGTCTCGCACTCCGAGTTCGCTGTGCTTCCTGCCGACGCCGGGGAGTTGCCGGTGCAACGGGGCCTGCAGCTGTGGGTGGCCCTTCCTGACCTTTACCGGCACCGGGAACCGGCATTTGAACAGCACCGCGAGCTGCCACGCGCCGCCGGACCGGGCTATACGGCAACGGTCATGGTGGGCGAGTTTGCCGGAGTGGCCTCCCCCGCAACAGTGTTTTCGCCGATCGTCGGCGCGGACATTTCGTGCGAAGGGGAGACGGAGCTGCCGTTGAACCCCGGCTTTGAGCACGGCATCCTGGTGCTCGACGGCGGCCTGGCGGTGGATGGGCAGGACCTGCCGGCGGGGCCGCTGGGCTACCTCGGCACCGGCCGCAGCGAATTGAAGGTGGCGGCACTGCCCGGTACGAGGTTCCTGCTGATTGGCGGTGAGCCGTTCGCCGAGGAACTGCTGATGTGGTGGAACTTTGTGGGCCGCACGCATGATGAAGTGGAAAAGGCGAGGGACGACTGGGAGGCGCAGGCCGGCCTGCCGGACGCTGAAACAGCAGCGGCCCGCTACGGCCTGGTCCCGGGACACGGACCGGATGCCCGGGCGGAAGCCGGACGCATCCCGGCTCCCCCGCTCCCTGGCGTCCGGCTGACGCCGAGGAAGCGTTCGGTGGGCTAAGCGGGTTCTGCCACCAACTGCAGCACTCCGAATACCGGTTCCTGATCCAGCACCCTGACGTCCGTGACCCCGGTTTCGGCGAGGTGCCGGCGGAAGGACTCCTGCAGGGGTGCCACATTCATGCCCAGCCCGCCGCCCAGGATCACCGGACCTTTGATCTTCAAGAGGCCCAGCACCTGGCCGGCCAAGGCAGCGAGGTCCTGCCCGGCCTGGTCCAACAACGTTGCGCTGTCCCGGTGCCCGGCAGCCGCGGCTTCCACGACGTGCCTGGCCTGCTGCGCCCAGAAGCGCCTCCCGGTGTCCGGTGAGTGGAACAAGGCGATGAGCTTGTTGGGATGGTCCAGCCCGCAGGACACCAGGAGTGCCTCCGTGAGCTGGTCGACGGGCAGCCCCTGGTTCATCCTGCGCAGGCTGTGCCGCACCGCTTCCCTGCCCAGCCAGTAGCCGCTGCCTTCATCCCCCAGCAGGTAGCCCCAGCCGCCGGCCCTGGCCTCACCGCCGTCGGCATTGCGTCCCCAGGCGGCCGAGCCGGTGCCCGCAATGACCGCCACGCCCGTGGTGGCGCGTCCCGCGGCCAGCAGGAGGCGGGAGTCATGGACAACGGTGACACGTGCTTCGGGGGCAAGGGGCTGGATCAGCGCGGCGAGGGCGGCGGCGTCCTCGTCGGTATCGATTCCGCCGGATCCCGCGTACACCCGGTCCACGGGTCCTCCGCCGATCCTGGCGAAAAGGTCCGCGAGGTTGCGTGCGGCCTGCTCCCGGCTGACATTCTGGACGTTCGAGCTTCCGGCCGATTCGTCGGCCACGGGGACACCGTCCTCGAAACGGATACCGTGCGTTTTGGTGCCGCCGATGTCCAGCCCGATCGTGATGCCGTGCAATGGACTGGCCGGGGAACCTGCCGCTTGGTCAAACGGAGCGGCAGGGGGCTTCTGGGTGTTTGTCACGTCACAAGGGTACTTGCCTCGTGCTGTTTGGTGCCCTGGCCCTGGGCCCCGGAAGCCAGCCCGCCGCCGTCGGGCGCTTTCTCCGCTCAGCGTCCTGCCCTGGTGACCAGCCCGGCCAGCAATCCGGCGCCCTGCCCCACCACCATCTCCCGGAAAAGCCGGGCAGGGACCGGTTCGCTCTCCGGTTTCCGGCGGCGCCAGCTCACGCCGACTTCCCGGAAGGCGAGCGGCGAGTCCAGCGGAAGTTCCACCCACCCCAGGTCCCCCGTTTCAGGACGCGGATTCCGGCCGGGGGGATCGCCGCCGGGCGGGAGGATACTGACGCCAAGGCCCGCGGAAACCAGCCCCCGGACGGTATGGGAATCCTGGCTTTCGAAGGCGATCCGCGGGCGGAAGCCGGCCTCGCGGAAAAGTGCATCCGTGAGGGAACGCAGCCCGTAGCCGGGCCCGAGCACCACGACGGGTTCCGTTCGGATGTCGGCCAGCCGGGCCATCCGCTGCCGGGCGAGCGGATGGGCGTGATGCACCACCAGGCGCAGCGGCTCGCGGTACAGGGGTGCGGAGTCCAGGTTCTTGCCCGGGGGCGCAACGGGTGCCGTGAGGGCGAGGTCCGCCTCCCCCGCTGACAACTCATCCAGGCAGGTGTCGCGGGCCCCCTGGCTGAGGCGGAATCCAGTCCCGGGATGCCGTGCCCGGAAGGCACTGATCAGCAGCGGCAGGGTGGCCTCGCCAAAGGTGTGCTGGAAAGACACCGATATTGTGCCCCTGACCACCTCGGATTCATTGCGCACCAGGTCCAGTCCGGCCTGGAACTCTGCGAGCGCCTGCTCGATGTAGGGCAGCAGTGTGCGGGCGGCAGGAGTCAGACGGACACCGCGTCCGTCCCTGACCAGGAGGTCGGTGCCGACGGCGGCGCTGGCCCTCGCCAGCGCCCGGCTCACCGTTGACTGGGGTACTCCGAGCAGTTCCGCCGTTTCCGTCACGTGCTCGGTCCGGCCCAGCTCTGCAAGCACCGGCAGCAGCGGGAGCAACTGCGCCAGTTGTTTCCGGTCCGGCTCCATCGGCAGTTCCTTCCAGGCAAAAACAATCAATATTTGCTATCACTTTGGCATAAAGCATGCATTGGAGGCATTCATCTACCGGGACTACGCTGGCTGGATGCCTCAGAACGCAAGCGCCGGAACTGATGCGTCGCCTCTCTGGACCGGCCACGCCAAGGGATCCAGGGCGTACGGGCGGATCCTTGCCGGCCTGTCCTGCGCGGGCGTGGCCACCTTTGCCCAGCTCTATTCCACCCAGGCGGTCCTCCCCCTCCTGGCCGCGGACCTGCGCATCACGGCGGCCGAGGCCGCCCTCACCATTTCGCTCGCGACCGTCGGCCTGGCTGCCACGGTGATCCCGTGGTCCTTCCTGGCGGACAGGATCGGCCGGGTCAAGGCGATGATGTGGGGTATCACCGCGGCCACCGTCCTGGGCCTGCTGGTGCCGATGGCCAGCAGCTTCACCATGCTGCTGGCGCTGCGGCTCCTCGAGGGAATGGCCCTGGGCGGCATTCCCGCCATCGCCATTGCCTACCTCAACGAGGAAGTCAGCAAAGCCCACGCAGCCGTTGCCGCGGGAAGCTATGTCGCCGGCACCACACTGGGAGGACTGTCCGGGCGGCTGGTCGCGGGGCCGGTCGGGGAGATCTGGGGGTGGCGGTCGGCAGCCCTGGCCGTGTCCCTCCTGGCGACGGTTGCCGCCGTCGCCTTCCTTGTCCTGGTACCGCGGGCCCGGGGGTTCCTCCCGGCCCAGGCCTCCGGCTTCCGCAGTGCGGTCCGGACTCTCGGCGGACACTTGCGGAACGTCAGGCTGCTGGCCCTGTACGCGCAGGCCTTCCTGATGATGGGCGGATTCGTGGCCGTCTACAACTACCTGGGCTTCCGGTTGTCCGGTGCACCGTTTGGGCTTCCGGCCACGGTCATCAGCCTGATCTTCCTGGCCTACCTGTCCGGCACCTTCTCCTCCCGCTGGGCCGCGGGCATGACCACCAGGTACGGCCGCCGGAACGTGCTGCTGGCAGGACTGGCGCTTGCCCTGGCAGGACTTGCCCTGACCCTCACCCAGTCCCTGGTCCTGATCCTGGCCGGGCTTGTGGTGTTTACCGGCGGCTTCTTTGCCGCCCACAGCATCGGCTCCGGCTGGACGGGCGCCATCGCCAGGACCGGACGGGCGCAGGCGGCGTCACTGTACAACCTTGCCTACTACCTCGGCTCCAGCCTGCTGGGCTGGGCCGGCGGCCTGGTCTTCCAGGCCTGGGGGTGGAACGCCCTTGCGGGAGCGGTCATGGTCCTGGCGTGCCTGACTGCGGCAACTGTCGCCGTCGTCCATCCCGGGACAGAGCACACCCTGACGCCGTAACCTGCCGGCGAATTAACCGGTTACGAGCAGCCCCCGGGGTGTCAGGATGTTCGGCAGGACGCGCTCCTGCTGCGCAGCTCGCGGCGATTCTGCGGTCTAGGATGAACTAGGACCGCTTGGAAGGAACCGCAGTGAGTACGAATGCAAGGAACACCAGGCCCGGGGCGCACCTGGAGCCGCTGGACGCCATCGACGAGCGTCTCCTCGCGGCCCTGGTGGCGGATGCCAGGATTTCGAACAAACAGCTCGCCGAGATGGTGGGGATCGCCCCCTCCACAGCCCTGATGCGCACCCGTGCCCTTTCGGAGCGTGGCATCGTCCAGGGTTACGAGGCGAAGCTGAGCCTGTCAGCCATCGGGAGGTCCGTGCAGGCACTGGTGGCTGTTCGGCTCCGCGCCCACGACCGCGACCAGATCGACCGCTTCACCGCCCGGGTGCCGCACCTGCCCGCAGTCCTTTCCACATTCCACACCTCAGGTTCGGTCGACTACCTGCTGCACATCGCCGTCGGGAGCACCGAAGACCTGCGGGACTGGGTCCTGGACAACCTGGCCACCGACCCCGTGGTGGGCCACACCGAAACCACTCTCGTCTTCGAACACATCCAGGGCAACCACGGACCGCTTCCGGACTAGCACCCGGGGCGGCCGGGGCCGTTCAGGAAACCTTCCGCCGTGCCGATTGCACCAGCGTCACGGCGGCAAGTC comes from Pseudarthrobacter sp. NIBRBAC000502770 and encodes:
- a CDS encoding pirin family protein, translated to MTNLEVSPQQEVCPPAPEGGMSGPCLQLWPEREVPLGGVRAMNVKRTLPQRGLPTIGAWCFLDSFGPDRTAMSVLPHPHIGLQTVTWPLAGHIRHRDSVGSDVVVRPGELNIMTAGHGVSHSEFAVLPADAGELPVQRGLQLWVALPDLYRHREPAFEQHRELPRAAGPGYTATVMVGEFAGVASPATVFSPIVGADISCEGETELPLNPGFEHGILVLDGGLAVDGQDLPAGPLGYLGTGRSELKVAALPGTRFLLIGGEPFAEELLMWWNFVGRTHDEVEKARDDWEAQAGLPDAETAAARYGLVPGHGPDARAEAGRIPAPPLPGVRLTPRKRSVG
- a CDS encoding N-acetylglucosamine kinase, which translates into the protein MTNTQKPPAAPFDQAAGSPASPLHGITIGLDIGGTKTHGIRFEDGVPVADESAGSSNVQNVSREQAARNLADLFARIGGGPVDRVYAGSGGIDTDEDAAALAALIQPLAPEARVTVVHDSRLLLAAGRATTGVAVIAGTGSAAWGRNADGGEARAGGWGYLLGDEGSGYWLGREAVRHSLRRMNQGLPVDQLTEALLVSCGLDHPNKLIALFHSPDTGRRFWAQQARHVVEAAAAGHRDSATLLDQAGQDLAALAGQVLGLLKIKGPVILGGGLGMNVAPLQESFRRHLAETGVTDVRVLDQEPVFGVLQLVAEPA
- a CDS encoding LysR family transcriptional regulator; translation: MEPDRKQLAQLLPLLPVLAELGRTEHVTETAELLGVPQSTVSRALARASAAVGTDLLVRDGRGVRLTPAARTLLPYIEQALAEFQAGLDLVRNESEVVRGTISVSFQHTFGEATLPLLISAFRARHPGTGFRLSQGARDTCLDELSAGEADLALTAPVAPPGKNLDSAPLYREPLRLVVHHAHPLARQRMARLADIRTEPVVVLGPGYGLRSLTDALFREAGFRPRIAFESQDSHTVRGLVSAGLGVSILPPGGDPPGRNPRPETGDLGWVELPLDSPLAFREVGVSWRRRKPESEPVPARLFREMVVGQGAGLLAGLVTRAGR
- a CDS encoding MFS transporter, with the protein product MPQNASAGTDASPLWTGHAKGSRAYGRILAGLSCAGVATFAQLYSTQAVLPLLAADLRITAAEAALTISLATVGLAATVIPWSFLADRIGRVKAMMWGITAATVLGLLVPMASSFTMLLALRLLEGMALGGIPAIAIAYLNEEVSKAHAAVAAGSYVAGTTLGGLSGRLVAGPVGEIWGWRSAALAVSLLATVAAVAFLVLVPRARGFLPAQASGFRSAVRTLGGHLRNVRLLALYAQAFLMMGGFVAVYNYLGFRLSGAPFGLPATVISLIFLAYLSGTFSSRWAAGMTTRYGRRNVLLAGLALALAGLALTLTQSLVLILAGLVVFTGGFFAAHSIGSGWTGAIARTGRAQAASLYNLAYYLGSSLLGWAGGLVFQAWGWNALAGAVMVLACLTAATVAVVHPGTEHTLTP
- a CDS encoding Lrp/AsnC family transcriptional regulator, whose product is MSTNARNTRPGAHLEPLDAIDERLLAALVADARISNKQLAEMVGIAPSTALMRTRALSERGIVQGYEAKLSLSAIGRSVQALVAVRLRAHDRDQIDRFTARVPHLPAVLSTFHTSGSVDYLLHIAVGSTEDLRDWVLDNLATDPVVGHTETTLVFEHIQGNHGPLPD